One genomic segment of Pseudomonas sp. RU47 includes these proteins:
- a CDS encoding ATP-binding cassette domain-containing protein produces the protein MTLLKFSDVSLAFGAMPLLDKVSWQIARGERVCIIGRNGTGKSSMMKLVKGDQKPDEGSVWRAPGLKIGELPQELPVADDRTVFDVVAEGLDGVGALLAEYHHLAQNCVTEDDLNKLMHVQQDLEARDGWRLQTLVESTLSRLQLPADKTLAQLSGGWRRRVLLAQALVSEPDLLLLDEPTNHLDIGAIAWLEEALKDFQGAVLFITHDRSFLQNLATRILELDRGGLIDWNGDYASFLVHKEAALAAEETANALFDKKLAQEEVWIRQGIKARRTRNEGRVRALKALRVERSERRERTGKANIQLDTADKSGKQVMVLENVSFAHPGGPFLIKDFSMVLTRGDRIGLLGANGTGKTTLLKLMLSGLQPTSGKVEEGTRIDVAYFDQLRHQLDLEKTVIDNVAEGRDFIDIDGQSRHVLSYLGDFLFSPQRARTPVKALSGGERARLLLAKLFSKPANLLVLDEPTNDLDVETLELLEEVLLTFNGTVLMVSHDRAFLDNVVTSTLVFEGEGKVREYVGGYQDWIRQGGSPRLLGVTESKSGKADLNSAVVTAEPAVAAAPAAAAPAAKKKLSYKLQRELEALPGDIDAKEQQIAAVEAEMAEAGFYQRPAAETAKVIASLEQLQAELDALMERWAELDA, from the coding sequence ATGACCCTGCTCAAATTCAGCGATGTGTCCCTTGCGTTCGGCGCTATGCCGTTGTTGGACAAGGTGTCCTGGCAGATCGCCCGTGGTGAGCGGGTGTGCATCATCGGCCGCAACGGCACTGGCAAGTCCAGCATGATGAAACTGGTCAAGGGCGACCAGAAGCCCGATGAAGGCTCGGTGTGGCGTGCCCCTGGTCTGAAAATCGGCGAATTGCCGCAAGAATTGCCAGTGGCCGACGATCGGACGGTGTTCGACGTGGTCGCTGAGGGCCTTGATGGCGTGGGCGCGTTGCTCGCCGAGTACCATCACCTTGCGCAGAACTGCGTCACTGAAGACGACCTGAACAAGCTGATGCACGTTCAGCAAGACCTCGAAGCCCGTGATGGCTGGCGCTTGCAGACTCTGGTCGAAAGCACCTTGAGCCGCCTGCAACTGCCGGCCGACAAGACCCTCGCCCAGTTGTCCGGCGGCTGGCGTCGTCGCGTGCTGCTGGCGCAGGCGCTGGTGTCCGAGCCGGATCTGCTGTTGCTCGACGAACCGACTAACCACCTGGATATCGGTGCGATTGCCTGGCTCGAAGAAGCACTGAAAGATTTCCAGGGCGCCGTGCTGTTCATCACGCACGACCGTTCCTTCCTGCAAAACCTTGCCACGCGCATTCTCGAACTGGATCGCGGTGGCCTGATCGACTGGAACGGCGACTACGCCAGTTTCCTCGTGCACAAAGAAGCCGCGCTGGCCGCCGAAGAAACCGCCAACGCGCTGTTCGACAAGAAACTGGCCCAGGAAGAAGTCTGGATCCGTCAGGGTATCAAGGCGCGCCGCACCCGTAACGAGGGTCGCGTCCGTGCCCTGAAAGCGTTGCGCGTCGAGCGTAGCGAGCGTCGTGAGCGCACCGGCAAGGCCAACATTCAGTTGGACACTGCCGACAAGTCCGGCAAGCAGGTGATGGTCCTCGAGAACGTGAGTTTCGCTCACCCGGGCGGCCCGTTCCTGATCAAGGATTTCTCGATGGTGCTGACGCGCGGCGACCGTATCGGTCTGCTCGGCGCCAACGGTACCGGCAAGACCACCCTGCTGAAACTGATGCTCAGCGGTCTGCAACCGACCAGCGGCAAAGTGGAAGAGGGCACGCGGATCGACGTGGCGTACTTCGACCAGTTGCGTCATCAGCTGGATCTGGAAAAGACCGTGATCGACAACGTTGCCGAAGGTCGCGACTTCATCGATATCGACGGGCAGAGCCGTCACGTGCTGAGCTACCTCGGCGACTTCCTGTTCAGCCCGCAGCGTGCCCGCACGCCGGTCAAGGCGCTGTCGGGTGGTGAGCGTGCGCGTCTGTTGCTGGCCAAGCTGTTCAGCAAACCGGCGAACCTGCTGGTGCTCGACGAACCGACCAACGACCTCGACGTGGAAACTCTCGAGCTGCTCGAAGAAGTGCTGCTGACTTTCAACGGCACGGTGCTGATGGTCAGCCACGACCGGGCATTTCTCGACAACGTGGTCACCAGCACGCTGGTCTTCGAAGGTGAAGGCAAGGTGCGTGAATACGTCGGCGGTTATCAGGACTGGATCCGTCAGGGCGGTTCGCCGCGTCTGCTGGGCGTGACCGAAAGCAAATCCGGCAAGGCTGACCTGAATTCGGCGGTGGTCACCGCTGAACCGGCTGTGGCTGCTGCGCCTGCCGCCGCTGCCCCGGCTGCCAAGAAAAAACTGAGCTACAAGCTGCAACGCGAGCTGGAAGCGCTGCCGGGCGATATCGACGCCAAGGAACAGCAGATTGCTGCCGTGGAAGCCGAAATGGCTGAAGCTGGCTTCTATCAGCGCCCTGCGGCAGAAACGGCCAAGGTGATTGCTTCGCTGGAGCAGTTGCAGGCTGAGCTGGATGCGTTGATGGAACGTTGGGCCGAGCTGGATGCCTGA
- a CDS encoding transglycosylase SLT domain-containing protein encodes MRSRLFSVLSCLLLTATAAQSAQAVDLSTQRQYYDEAKRALAKGDTGPYFRYSQALADYPLEPYLAYDELTARLKTASNAEIEKFLAEHGDLPQANWMKLRWLRWLADRGDWATFVKYYDPKLNFTELDCLNAQYQITHDKKAEGYANADKLWLTGKSQPAACDALFGIWAADGQLTEQKRWERTKLAAQTRNYPLANSLVNGLTTLAPRGRLLVDVAQKPELLNQPSRFTPADEPMSDVVSLGLRRLARQDPDKAMALLDGYASSMHFSRDEKVAIAREIGLTLARRFDSRALDVMTKYDPELRDNTVSEWRLRLLLRLARWDDAYQLTRRLPQDLATTNRWRYWQARSLELAQPQNPEAQTLYKGLARERDFYGFLAADRSQSPYSLNNKPLVLSQALINKVRNTPGVRRALEFHARGQIVDGRREWYHVSRHFNRDEMVAQAKLAYDLKWYFPAIRTISQAQYWDDLDIRFPMAHRETLVREAKVRGLHSSWVFAITRQESAFMDDARSGVGASGLMQLMPGTAKETARKFSIPLASPQQVLDPDKNIQLGAAYLSQVHSQFNGNRVLASAAYNAGPGRVRQWLRGADHLSFDVWVESIPFDETRQYVQNVLSYSVIYGQKLNSPQPLVDWHERYFDDQ; translated from the coding sequence ATGCGCAGTCGCCTTTTCAGTGTTTTGTCCTGTTTGCTACTTACCGCCACTGCCGCTCAATCCGCCCAGGCGGTGGACCTGTCCACCCAACGCCAGTATTACGATGAAGCCAAGCGCGCGCTGGCCAAGGGCGATACCGGCCCGTACTTCCGCTACAGTCAGGCGCTGGCCGATTATCCGCTGGAACCGTACCTGGCCTACGACGAACTGACCGCGCGCCTGAAAACCGCGAGCAACGCCGAGATCGAGAAATTCCTCGCCGAACACGGTGACTTGCCCCAGGCCAACTGGATGAAGCTGCGCTGGTTGCGCTGGCTCGCCGACCGTGGCGACTGGGCGACTTTCGTCAAATACTACGACCCGAAACTCAACTTCACTGAACTGGACTGCCTGAATGCGCAGTACCAGATCACCCATGACAAAAAAGCCGAAGGTTACGCCAACGCGGACAAACTCTGGCTGACCGGCAAATCACAACCCGCCGCGTGCGACGCGCTGTTCGGCATCTGGGCGGCCGATGGCCAGCTCACCGAGCAGAAACGCTGGGAGCGCACCAAGCTCGCCGCTCAGACGCGCAACTATCCACTGGCCAACAGTCTGGTCAACGGCCTGACCACCCTCGCCCCGCGCGGCCGTTTACTGGTGGATGTGGCGCAAAAGCCGGAACTGCTCAATCAGCCTTCACGCTTCACCCCGGCCGACGAGCCGATGTCCGATGTGGTCAGCCTTGGCCTGCGCCGCCTCGCTCGTCAGGATCCGGACAAGGCCATGGCGCTGCTCGACGGTTATGCCAGCAGCATGCATTTCTCCCGCGATGAAAAAGTTGCGATCGCCCGGGAGATCGGCCTGACTCTCGCCCGGCGTTTCGACAGCCGCGCGCTGGATGTGATGACCAAGTACGACCCGGAACTACGCGACAACACTGTCTCGGAATGGCGTTTGCGCCTGCTCTTGCGTCTGGCCCGTTGGGATGACGCCTATCAGTTGACCCGCCGTCTGCCGCAGGATCTGGCCACCACCAACCGCTGGCGCTACTGGCAGGCGCGCAGTCTGGAACTGGCCCAGCCGCAAAACCCGGAAGCACAGACGCTGTACAAAGGCCTCGCCCGGGAACGTGATTTCTACGGCTTCCTTGCCGCCGACCGCTCGCAATCGCCCTACTCGCTGAACAACAAGCCGCTGGTCCTCAGCCAGGCGCTGATCAACAAGGTGCGCAACACCCCAGGCGTGCGCCGCGCGCTGGAGTTCCATGCTCGCGGGCAGATCGTCGACGGTCGCCGCGAGTGGTATCACGTCAGCCGCCATTTCAATCGCGATGAAATGGTTGCCCAGGCGAAACTCGCTTACGACCTGAAATGGTATTTCCCGGCGATTCGCACCATCAGTCAGGCGCAGTACTGGGACGATCTGGATATCCGCTTCCCGATGGCCCACCGCGAAACCCTCGTGCGTGAAGCCAAGGTACGTGGTCTGCATTCGAGCTGGGTGTTTGCCATCACCCGTCAGGAAAGCGCTTTCATGGACGACGCGCGCTCCGGCGTTGGCGCCAGCGGCCTGATGCAGTTGATGCCCGGCACCGCCAAGGAAACCGCGCGCAAGTTCAGCATCCCGCTGGCCTCGCCGCAGCAAGTGCTCGATCCAGACAAGAACATTCAACTCGGCGCCGCTTACCTGAGTCAGGTGCACAGCCAGTTCAACGGCAACCGCGTCCTCGCTTCCGCCGCCTACAACGCCGGCCCCGGCCGTGTGCGCCAATGGCTGCGCGGTGCTGATCACCTGAGCTTTGACGTCTGGGTGGAAAGCATTCCTTTCGATGAGACCCGTCAGTACGTGCAGAACGTGTTGTCGTACTCGGTGATCTACGGCCAGAAGCTCAACTCGCCACAGCCACTGGTGGACTGGCATGAGCGGTATTTTGACGATCAGTGA
- a CDS encoding ABC transporter transmembrane domain-containing protein: MTPKLSSRHRRALRLTSRFLAPYRWQVIAALLALIVTAAVTLSMGQGIKLLVDRGFMTQSPHQLNQSIGIFMLMVLGLAVGTFARFYWVSWIGERCVADIRREVFNHLVYLHPGFYENNRSSEIQSRLTADTTLLQSVIGSSLSMFLRNLLMVIGGVILLFVTNAKLTSIVVIALPFVVAPILIFGRRVRNLSRLSQDRVADIGSYVSETLGQIKTVQAYNHQVQDEHRFATTVEDAFDTARKRIFQRSWMITMVIVLVLGAVAVMLWVGGMDVIAGRITGGELAAFVFYSLIVGSAIGTLSEVIGELQRAAGAAERIAELLGSENIIQPPTTGLVTLPQRVRGELQLQEVRFSYPSRPESYAVNGLNLTIRAGETLALVGPSGAGKSTVYDLLLRFYDPVEGRILIDGVPLTSLDPLDLRRHFALVSQSPALFFGSVEENIRYGNPGATLEQVKEAAKIAHAHDFIEKMPNGYQTHLGDGGLGLSGGQRQRLAIARALLVDAPILLLDEATSALDAQSEHLIQEALPSLMQNRTTLVIAHRLATVKNADRIAVMDQGKLVAIGTHQELIASNPLYARLAALQFNDGKSASTNPVTDPAIH; this comes from the coding sequence ATGACCCCGAAGCTTTCTTCCAGGCACCGGCGCGCCCTGCGTCTGACCAGTCGATTTCTGGCCCCTTACCGCTGGCAGGTCATCGCTGCGCTGCTAGCGTTGATCGTCACCGCCGCCGTTACGTTGTCGATGGGGCAGGGGATCAAACTGTTGGTCGACCGCGGCTTCATGACTCAGTCGCCGCACCAGCTCAACCAGAGCATCGGCATCTTCATGCTGATGGTGCTGGGTCTGGCGGTCGGCACGTTCGCGCGGTTTTACTGGGTGTCGTGGATCGGCGAGCGTTGCGTGGCCGATATCCGCCGTGAGGTATTCAACCATCTGGTCTATCTGCACCCCGGCTTTTACGAGAACAACCGCAGTTCGGAAATCCAGTCGCGGCTGACGGCCGATACAACGCTGCTGCAATCGGTGATCGGCTCGTCGCTGTCGATGTTCCTGCGCAACCTGCTGATGGTTATCGGCGGCGTCATCCTGCTGTTTGTCACCAACGCAAAACTCACCAGCATCGTGGTGATCGCCTTGCCGTTTGTGGTTGCCCCGATTCTGATTTTCGGCCGGCGCGTGCGCAATCTGTCACGGCTGAGCCAGGACCGGGTCGCCGATATCGGCAGCTATGTCTCGGAAACCCTTGGTCAGATCAAAACCGTGCAGGCCTACAACCATCAGGTTCAGGATGAGCACCGTTTTGCGACAACGGTTGAAGACGCCTTCGACACGGCGCGCAAACGCATCTTTCAGCGCTCGTGGATGATCACCATGGTGATCGTGCTGGTGCTCGGCGCGGTGGCAGTGATGTTGTGGGTCGGCGGCATGGACGTGATCGCCGGGCGCATCACCGGTGGCGAACTGGCCGCGTTTGTTTTTTACAGCCTGATTGTCGGCAGTGCGATAGGCACGTTGAGCGAGGTCATCGGCGAACTGCAACGCGCGGCGGGTGCCGCCGAGCGCATCGCTGAGCTGTTGGGTTCGGAAAATATCATTCAGCCGCCCACTACCGGGCTGGTGACCCTGCCGCAGCGCGTGCGGGGCGAACTGCAACTGCAGGAAGTACGTTTTTCCTATCCGTCGCGGCCTGAAAGCTATGCCGTCAACGGCTTGAACCTGACCATCCGGGCCGGTGAGACGCTGGCGCTGGTGGGGCCATCCGGCGCCGGCAAGTCCACGGTGTACGATTTGCTATTGCGTTTTTATGACCCGGTGGAAGGGCGGATCCTGATTGATGGCGTGCCGCTGACCAGCCTCGATCCGCTGGATTTGCGCCGCCACTTTGCCTTGGTGTCACAGTCGCCGGCGCTGTTTTTCGGCAGCGTCGAAGAGAATATTCGTTACGGCAATCCGGGGGCGACGCTGGAGCAAGTCAAGGAAGCGGCAAAAATTGCTCACGCCCACGACTTCATCGAGAAAATGCCCAACGGTTACCAGACCCATCTGGGTGATGGCGGTCTCGGTCTTTCCGGTGGCCAGCGCCAACGTCTGGCGATCGCTCGGGCGTTGCTGGTCGACGCACCGATCCTGCTGCTGGACGAAGCCACCAGCGCCCTCGATGCGCAGAGCGAACACTTGATTCAGGAAGCGCTGCCGAGTCTGATGCAGAACCGCACCACGCTGGTGATCGCGCATCGACTCGCCACTGTGAAAAACGCTGACCGGATTGCGGTGATGGATCAGGGCAAGCTTGTCGCCATTGGTACTCATCAGGAACTGATTGCCAGCAATCCGCTGTATGCGCGGTTGGCGGCGTTGCAGTTCAATGATGGCAAGAGCGCTTCAACGAATCCTGTCACCGATCCTGCCATTCACTAA
- a CDS encoding PA1571 family protein, with protein MSLQHSSEDKIEVIRTKPGQSLGCSILDKDGREVPITEEMIQQACSELEKRLVKPAEQE; from the coding sequence ATGTCCTTGCAACACAGCAGCGAAGACAAGATTGAAGTGATCCGCACCAAGCCCGGCCAATCTCTGGGTTGCTCGATACTGGACAAGGATGGGCGTGAAGTACCGATCACTGAAGAAATGATCCAGCAAGCGTGCAGCGAACTGGAGAAGCGATTGGTCAAGCCTGCCGAACAAGAGTGA
- the pdxB gene encoding 4-phosphoerythronate dehydrogenase PdxB — MLIVADENIPLLDAFFAGFGEIRRVPGRSIDRATVEQADVLLVRSVTNVNRALLEGSKVRFVGTCTIGTDHLDLEYFSEAGITWSSAPGCNARGVVDYVLGSLMTLAEIEGVDLTQRTYGVVGAGEVGGRLIKVLKGLGWNVKVCDPPRQAAEGGDYVSLEQIIEQCDVISLHTPLTRSGAGATWHLFDQQRLQQLKPGAWLINAARGPVVDNLALREVLLEREDLQAILDVWEAEPEVDAALAELCVLATPHIAGYSLDGKQRGTAQIYQAYCEFSGQPAVIQLSDLLPAPWLSEVTLHADSDPAWALAMLCRGVYDPRRDDADFRRSLVGNVGEQRAAFDVLRKQYPVRREIEGLKVRVEGDSPALAKIVAALGAVAV, encoded by the coding sequence ATGCTGATTGTTGCCGACGAAAATATCCCGCTGCTCGATGCCTTTTTTGCCGGTTTCGGCGAGATCCGCCGGGTGCCAGGCCGTTCCATCGACCGTGCGACGGTCGAGCAGGCTGACGTTTTGCTCGTACGTTCGGTGACCAACGTCAACCGCGCGTTGCTTGAGGGCAGCAAGGTGCGCTTTGTCGGCACCTGCACCATCGGGACGGATCATCTGGATCTCGAGTACTTCAGTGAGGCCGGCATTACCTGGTCCAGTGCGCCTGGCTGTAACGCTCGGGGCGTGGTCGATTACGTGCTGGGCAGTCTGATGACGCTTGCCGAAATCGAAGGTGTCGATCTCACTCAACGGACTTACGGTGTCGTTGGTGCCGGCGAGGTAGGCGGGCGCCTGATCAAGGTCCTGAAGGGCCTGGGCTGGAACGTCAAAGTCTGCGATCCGCCGCGTCAGGCTGCCGAAGGGGGCGATTATGTCAGCCTGGAACAGATCATCGAGCAGTGCGACGTGATCAGTCTGCACACGCCGTTGACCCGCAGCGGTGCCGGCGCGACCTGGCATCTGTTTGATCAGCAGCGTTTGCAGCAGCTCAAGCCCGGTGCGTGGTTGATCAACGCGGCGCGTGGTCCAGTGGTGGATAACCTTGCCCTGCGCGAAGTGCTACTGGAGCGTGAAGACCTGCAAGCCATTCTCGACGTCTGGGAGGCCGAGCCTGAGGTTGACGCGGCGCTGGCCGAGCTCTGCGTATTGGCCACGCCGCACATTGCCGGTTACAGCCTCGACGGTAAACAGCGCGGAACGGCGCAGATTTATCAGGCGTATTGCGAATTCAGCGGCCAACCGGCAGTTATTCAACTCAGTGATCTTTTGCCGGCACCGTGGTTGTCTGAAGTGACCCTGCATGCTGACAGCGATCCGGCCTGGGCGCTGGCGATGTTGTGCCGAGGCGTGTACGACCCGCGCCGTGATGACGCGGACTTTCGCCGCAGCCTTGTAGGTAATGTCGGTGAGCAGCGGGCGGCGTTCGATGTGTTGCGCAAGCAGTATCCGGTGCGACGCGAGATTGAAGGACTGAAGGTGCGGGTTGAAGGGGATTCGCCGGCTTTGGCGAAGATCGTGGCGGCGCTGGGGGCGGTGGCCGTCTAG
- a CDS encoding MATE family efflux transporter: MNSVTDQPVAVSLTRPARIRLEFKNLLALALPIIIAQLATTAMGFVDAVMAGRVGPKDLAAVALGNSIWVPVFLLMTGTLLATTPKVAQRFGAGTHSEIGPLVRQALWLALVVGLIATAMLVAAEPVLHLMKVDPELIGPCMQYLHGIASGLPAVAFYHVLRCTSDGIGRTRPAMVLGLCGLALNIPLNYVFIYGHFGVPAMGGVGCGWATAIVMWVMALGLAGYERWAPAYRSSEIFSRFDWPQWAVIKRLLAIGLPIGIAVFAESSIFAVIALLIGSLGATVVAGHQIALNVSSLVFMIPYSLGMAVTVRVGQALGREEPREARFAAGVGMGTALAYACLSASMMLLLREPIAAIYTADPTVIHIAAMLIVYSALFQFSDAIQVTAAGALRGYQDTRVTMILTLFAYWGIGLPVGYALGLTDWLGEPRGPSGLWQGLIVGLSCAALMLSIRLTRSARKRIRISRSAG, translated from the coding sequence GTGAATTCTGTAACTGATCAACCTGTCGCCGTCTCCCTCACCCGCCCCGCGCGTATTCGCCTGGAGTTCAAGAACCTGCTCGCCCTGGCGTTGCCGATCATCATCGCGCAACTGGCGACCACGGCCATGGGCTTCGTCGACGCCGTCATGGCCGGGCGCGTCGGGCCAAAGGATCTGGCGGCCGTTGCCTTGGGCAACTCGATCTGGGTGCCGGTATTCCTGTTGATGACCGGCACGCTGCTGGCAACTACGCCGAAAGTCGCCCAGCGTTTTGGCGCTGGCACTCACAGCGAAATCGGCCCGCTCGTCCGTCAGGCATTGTGGCTGGCACTGGTGGTCGGGCTGATTGCGACGGCGATGCTGGTCGCCGCCGAGCCGGTGCTGCACCTGATGAAGGTTGATCCCGAGCTGATCGGCCCGTGCATGCAATACCTGCATGGCATCGCCAGCGGCCTGCCGGCGGTGGCGTTCTATCACGTGCTGCGCTGCACCAGTGACGGCATCGGTCGCACGCGTCCGGCAATGGTATTGGGCCTGTGCGGTCTGGCACTGAACATTCCGCTGAACTACGTCTTCATCTATGGCCACTTCGGTGTGCCGGCGATGGGCGGCGTCGGCTGCGGTTGGGCCACGGCCATCGTGATGTGGGTGATGGCGCTGGGTCTGGCCGGTTATGAGCGCTGGGCGCCGGCCTATCGTTCGAGCGAAATTTTCAGCCGCTTCGACTGGCCGCAATGGGCGGTGATCAAGCGACTGCTGGCGATCGGCCTACCGATCGGCATCGCGGTGTTTGCCGAGTCGAGCATTTTTGCCGTGATCGCCCTGCTGATCGGCAGCCTCGGCGCCACTGTAGTGGCCGGGCACCAGATTGCGCTCAACGTCAGCTCGCTGGTGTTCATGATTCCGTACTCGCTGGGCATGGCCGTTACCGTGCGCGTCGGTCAGGCGCTGGGCCGCGAAGAACCACGCGAGGCACGGTTTGCCGCGGGCGTCGGCATGGGCACCGCGCTGGCTTACGCCTGCCTGTCGGCAAGCATGATGCTGTTGCTGCGCGAGCCGATTGCGGCGATCTACACCGCTGACCCGACGGTGATTCACATCGCGGCGATGCTGATCGTGTATTCGGCGCTGTTCCAGTTTTCCGATGCGATTCAGGTGACCGCCGCCGGCGCACTGCGTGGCTATCAGGACACTCGGGTGACGATGATCCTGACCCTTTTCGCCTATTGGGGCATTGGTTTGCCGGTGGGCTATGCCCTCGGTCTGACTGACTGGCTCGGCGAACCACGCGGCCCGAGCGGTTTGTGGCAGGGTCTGATCGTTGGCTTGAGCTGTGCGGCGTTGATGCTGTCGATTCGCCTGACGCGCAGTGCGCGCAAACGTATTCGGATCAGTCGTTCGGCGGGCTAA
- the tusA gene encoding sulfurtransferase TusA, with product MSEMIDTPVDGTLDATGLNCPEPVMMLHQHIRDLAPGGLLKVIATDPSTKRDIPKFCVFLDHELVSQHEEAGTYLYWIRKKNA from the coding sequence ATGAGTGAAATGATCGATACCCCGGTCGACGGCACGCTCGACGCCACCGGTCTCAATTGCCCGGAGCCGGTGATGATGCTGCACCAGCACATCCGTGACCTGGCGCCCGGCGGCCTGCTCAAGGTGATCGCCACCGACCCGTCGACCAAACGCGATATCCCCAAATTCTGCGTGTTTCTCGACCATGAACTGGTGAGCCAGCACGAAGAGGCCGGTACCTACCTGTACTGGATTCGCAAAAAGAACGCCTGA
- the rlmM gene encoding 23S rRNA (cytidine(2498)-2'-O)-methyltransferase RlmM: MNTLFMHCRPGFEGEVCSEISDLAAQLNVAGYAKAKAATACAEFVCTEEDGAERLMRGQRFAELIFPRQWARGVFIDLPENDRISVILAHMADFPVCGSLWLEVVDTNDGKELSNFCKKFEGPLRKALTGAGKLVEDASKPRLLLTFKSGREVFLGMADAGNSAMWPMGIPRLKFPREAPSRSTLKLEEAWHHFIPRDQWEDRLHSDMTGVDLGAAPGGWTWQLVNRGMLVTAIDNGPMAESLMDTGLVQHLMADGFTFKPKQPVDWMVCDIVEKPARNAAMLEEWIGEGHCREAVVNLKLPMKQRYAEVKRLLERIADGFKARGIKVDIGCKQLYHDREEVTCHLRRHDIKKPKSR, from the coding sequence ATGAACACCCTATTCATGCATTGCCGGCCCGGCTTCGAAGGCGAAGTCTGTTCGGAAATTTCCGACCTCGCTGCGCAACTCAATGTGGCCGGCTACGCCAAGGCCAAAGCCGCCACTGCGTGCGCCGAGTTTGTCTGCACCGAAGAAGACGGCGCCGAGCGCCTGATGCGCGGGCAGCGCTTTGCCGAACTGATCTTCCCGCGTCAGTGGGCGCGCGGCGTATTTATCGATCTGCCGGAAAACGATCGCATCAGCGTGATCCTCGCGCACATGGCCGATTTTCCGGTGTGCGGCAGCCTGTGGCTGGAAGTCGTCGACACCAACGACGGCAAGGAACTGTCGAACTTCTGCAAGAAATTCGAAGGCCCGCTGCGCAAGGCGCTGACCGGCGCCGGCAAACTGGTGGAAGACGCCAGCAAGCCGCGTCTGTTGCTGACCTTCAAAAGTGGTCGTGAAGTGTTTCTGGGAATGGCAGACGCCGGTAACTCGGCGATGTGGCCGATGGGCATTCCGCGCCTGAAGTTCCCGCGTGAAGCGCCGAGCCGTTCGACGCTGAAGCTGGAAGAGGCGTGGCACCACTTTATCCCGCGTGATCAGTGGGAAGATCGCCTGCACAGCGACATGACCGGCGTCGACCTCGGCGCCGCACCGGGAGGCTGGACCTGGCAACTGGTCAACCGCGGCATGCTGGTGACCGCCATCGACAACGGCCCGATGGCCGAAAGCCTGATGGATACCGGTCTGGTGCAGCACTTGATGGCCGACGGTTTCACCTTCAAGCCCAAGCAACCGGTGGACTGGATGGTCTGCGACATCGTCGAGAAACCGGCGCGCAACGCCGCGATGCTCGAAGAGTGGATCGGCGAGGGGCATTGCCGCGAAGCAGTGGTCAATCTGAAACTGCCGATGAAGCAGCGTTACGCCGAGGTGAAGCGTTTGCTCGAACGTATCGCCGATGGTTTCAAGGCGCGCGGGATCAAGGTCGATATCGGCTGCAAACAGCTGTATCACGATCGTGAGGAAGTGACCTGCCACCTGCGTCGGCATGACATCAAGAAGCCCAAATCGCGCTGA